In Marinobacter sp. LQ44, the following are encoded in one genomic region:
- a CDS encoding hemin-degrading factor — protein MQQAIADSVGVPDNLPARWEAIRQQEPNLRIRQVADRLGVSEMELVRLRERDAVVPLVNEFSQILGALEQVGPVMILARNNEVVHEVTGCFRDFTVGGSGAMGLAVGEIDIRVFFKHWAWGYRVLEQVRSGLRESLQFFDQYGTAIHKIYRVDTTDADAWEKMVERYTAARQEAFKPVGRRETLQRSSPETVDVAALRTGWEKLKDVHHFGALLKRAGADRLTALELVRGEWATELQSGDQNVLDRLLGLLRDNQCPAMFFVGNPGIVQIFTGGVTNVRRTGPWMNVLDPSFNLHANTDGIKRWWLVRRPSTDGLITSVEAFNGDGELVLTVFGERKPGIPESELWREQVATLEALS, from the coding sequence ATGCAACAGGCAATAGCCGATTCAGTAGGTGTGCCGGACAACCTGCCGGCACGATGGGAAGCCATCAGACAACAGGAGCCGAATCTCAGGATCCGCCAGGTCGCAGACCGGCTTGGGGTCAGCGAAATGGAGCTTGTGCGACTCCGGGAGCGTGATGCCGTCGTTCCACTCGTAAACGAGTTTAGTCAGATCCTTGGGGCACTGGAGCAGGTCGGACCGGTGATGATTCTTGCCCGCAACAACGAGGTAGTTCATGAAGTTACCGGTTGCTTCAGAGACTTCACGGTCGGCGGCTCTGGAGCTATGGGGCTGGCGGTTGGAGAGATTGACATACGGGTGTTTTTCAAACACTGGGCCTGGGGCTACCGGGTACTGGAGCAGGTGCGGTCCGGGCTACGGGAAAGCCTTCAGTTTTTCGACCAGTACGGCACGGCCATTCACAAGATCTATCGAGTGGACACGACCGATGCGGATGCCTGGGAAAAAATGGTCGAACGCTATACAGCAGCCCGCCAGGAAGCCTTTAAACCGGTAGGCCGGCGAGAGACATTGCAGCGTTCGTCCCCGGAAACCGTGGATGTTGCTGCGCTGCGCACCGGCTGGGAGAAACTCAAAGATGTCCATCATTTTGGAGCCCTGTTAAAGCGTGCCGGTGCTGACCGCCTGACAGCGCTCGAACTGGTGCGTGGTGAGTGGGCCACGGAGCTGCAGTCAGGGGATCAGAATGTGCTGGATCGGTTGCTGGGATTGCTGAGAGACAACCAATGCCCGGCGATGTTCTTTGTCGGCAACCCCGGGATTGTCCAGATCTTTACCGGGGGTGTCACAAATGTTCGCCGCACTGGCCCCTGGATGAACGTACTGGATCCGAGCTTCAACCTGCACGCTAACACCGACGGTATCAAACGCTGGTGGTTGGTACGACGTCCGTCCACCGATGGTCTGATCACATCTGTGGAAGCTTTCAATGGAGACGGAGAACTGGTTCTGACGGTTTTTGGTGAACGTAAACCCGGCATTCCGGAATCCGAACTCTGGCGTGAACAGGTCGCAACGCTTGAGGCTTTGTCATGA
- a CDS encoding rhodanese-like domain-containing protein has protein sequence MDRLFEFVVNHYILVSLFVAFLVAILVLESRRGGTKISAQGAVTLINKDEAVVVDIRDRKEFGEGRITGSINIPLNSLKSRAHELSKFKDKQIIVADKMGQHSAMAVKQLNAEGYANVVRLNGGIADWRASNLPLVKK, from the coding sequence ATGGACCGCTTGTTTGAATTCGTAGTCAATCATTACATTCTGGTATCTCTGTTCGTGGCATTCCTGGTGGCCATTCTGGTGTTGGAGTCCCGGCGGGGTGGCACCAAAATTTCGGCTCAGGGTGCCGTTACTTTGATCAACAAGGATGAGGCGGTCGTGGTGGATATCCGGGACCGCAAGGAATTTGGCGAGGGTCGCATTACCGGCTCCATCAATATCCCGTTGAACAGCCTCAAGAGCCGCGCCCATGAGTTAAGCAAGTTCAAAGACAAGCAGATTATTGTGGCGGACAAAATGGGCCAGCATTCGGCCATGGCGGTCAAGCAGCTGAATGCTGAGGGCTACGCCAATGTGGTGCGCCTGAATGGCGGTATCGCCGATTGGAGAGCCAGCAATCTGCCGCTGGTGAAAAAGTAA
- the secB gene encoding protein-export chaperone SecB translates to MAENQQAAGTENQNQPQFALQRIYVKDLSFESPNAPLVFQEQWKPQVNLDLNTAHNKISDNQYEVVLSLTVTAKVGEKVAYIVEIQQAGVFMVSGIEGPQLGQMLGAYCPTILFPYAREAIDGIVNKGSFPALMLAPVNFDAIYAQALKRKQEEAAGEAKEEQTH, encoded by the coding sequence ATGGCTGAGAATCAGCAAGCCGCAGGCACCGAAAACCAGAACCAACCCCAGTTTGCCCTTCAGCGCATTTACGTGAAGGACCTGTCTTTTGAGTCCCCGAATGCTCCCCTGGTGTTTCAGGAGCAGTGGAAGCCGCAGGTGAACCTGGATCTGAATACCGCCCACAACAAGATCAGTGATAATCAGTATGAAGTGGTGCTGTCGCTGACCGTGACTGCCAAGGTCGGCGAGAAGGTTGCCTACATCGTTGAGATCCAGCAGGCCGGTGTATTCATGGTGTCTGGCATTGAAGGCCCGCAGCTCGGTCAGATGCTGGGCGCGTACTGCCCGACCATTCTGTTCCCCTACGCCCGCGAAGCCATCGACGGCATCGTCAACAAGGGCAGCTTCCCGGCCCTTATGCTGGCGCCGGTGAACTTTGACGCCATCTACGCCCAGGCGCTGAAGCGCAAGCAGGAAGAGGCGGCAGGCGAAGCCAAGGAAGAGCAGACTCACTAA
- a CDS encoding FecCD family ABC transporter permease — MIRDHSGRLPLAPALLLLGALLAVAALASIGSGAYDLALMDILKVVAGREASDPVAAMVVLEVRLPRFLLGFLVGAVLGVSGAILQGLFRNPLADPGLIGVSAGASLAAIAVIVLGGTALGGWVTLAGQWALPLAAFAGGSATVILAWRIASRAGQTAVATLLLAGIAINAVAGAATGLLTFYASDEELRSLTFWTMGSLGHAAWDDLVLGAPFMILALLAAPWLARPLDAFLLGESVVGHLGYRTATVKKVAILVVGLGVGAAVAVSGLIGFVGLVVPHLVRQLLGASHRVVLPVSALMGGTLLVAADAIARVVVAPAELPIGLMMSLIGGPFFLGLLMRRKVM, encoded by the coding sequence ATGATCCGTGACCATTCCGGTCGTTTGCCGTTGGCGCCGGCGCTCTTGTTGCTGGGAGCTCTCCTGGCGGTTGCGGCCCTGGCATCGATAGGTAGTGGTGCCTACGACCTTGCACTGATGGATATTCTCAAGGTGGTTGCTGGCCGGGAAGCTTCGGATCCGGTAGCGGCTATGGTTGTGTTGGAAGTCCGGTTACCCCGGTTTCTGCTCGGCTTTCTGGTTGGAGCTGTATTGGGGGTTTCCGGCGCGATCCTACAGGGGCTTTTCCGAAACCCCCTGGCAGATCCTGGCCTGATTGGTGTCTCTGCTGGTGCGTCACTGGCAGCCATTGCCGTTATCGTTCTTGGCGGGACGGCCCTTGGTGGTTGGGTGACCCTGGCGGGACAGTGGGCGTTACCTCTGGCTGCGTTTGCCGGCGGCAGTGCCACCGTCATTCTGGCCTGGCGGATTGCCAGTCGTGCTGGCCAGACCGCTGTGGCAACGCTTCTATTGGCGGGTATTGCCATCAACGCAGTGGCGGGCGCAGCAACCGGTTTGCTGACGTTCTACGCAAGCGATGAGGAGTTACGATCCCTGACGTTCTGGACAATGGGGAGCCTTGGCCACGCTGCCTGGGACGATCTCGTATTGGGCGCACCTTTCATGATCCTGGCTTTACTGGCAGCACCCTGGCTGGCCAGACCGCTGGACGCGTTTTTGTTGGGCGAATCGGTAGTGGGCCACTTGGGGTATCGAACAGCCACCGTTAAGAAGGTTGCGATACTGGTTGTCGGGCTAGGTGTTGGCGCAGCCGTGGCCGTAAGCGGACTGATCGGCTTTGTCGGATTGGTTGTGCCGCACCTGGTAAGGCAGCTGCTGGGAGCGAGTCATCGAGTGGTGTTGCCAGTCAGTGCGCTGATGGGGGGAACCCTGTTGGTTGCGGCTGATGCCATCGCGCGAGTTGTTGTTGCACCCGCCGAGTTGCCCATCGGGCTGATGATGTCTCTGATCGGAGGTCCGTTTTTTCTGGGTTTGCTCATGCGGAGAAAGGTGATGTGA
- a CDS encoding HmuY family protein has translation MELFDSRPLAVVLATLALTACGGGSDNSIAKDDTDNVSNFSEQLLPAATETVYLNLETGAMVEGGGDWHIAANRLSFKVNSGASGSGSVVGALAIAQDDFYDGNGDPIANVFINATANSEQEHLLGILEEPASWQEDAFASAFGASDTWSQYDFATGVIREAGDVGYLVRSAEGNSYARMRVVDFNFPTRKGQGIENFTLEFDVQASGASQFSATPVTFTPPAGYDGGDVCFDFDSGAVVDCDTSDNWDVQVGFSGWDWYLKSNSGVSGAGKGGASAPMTWSELAANDSDPGVPQLYNTDSTGGVFTDNTWYAYNLTNQHKIWPNFRTFLIKAEADNPDSAVWALQIVGYYDQNGTSGQPTVRWLPVELQQAKE, from the coding sequence ATGGAACTTTTCGATAGCAGGCCTCTGGCTGTTGTGTTGGCCACCCTGGCTCTGACGGCCTGTGGTGGAGGTAGTGACAACTCCATCGCGAAGGACGATACAGATAATGTCAGCAATTTTTCCGAGCAGTTGCTGCCCGCGGCAACGGAGACCGTCTACCTCAATCTGGAAACCGGAGCGATGGTGGAAGGCGGTGGCGACTGGCACATTGCCGCCAACCGTTTGAGCTTCAAGGTGAATAGCGGTGCTTCCGGAAGCGGAAGCGTTGTCGGCGCTCTGGCTATTGCCCAGGACGATTTTTACGATGGTAATGGCGACCCCATCGCGAATGTGTTCATCAACGCCACCGCCAACTCAGAGCAGGAGCACTTGCTGGGCATTCTTGAAGAGCCGGCTAGCTGGCAGGAGGATGCCTTTGCCAGTGCATTTGGGGCCTCAGATACCTGGTCTCAATACGACTTCGCCACGGGCGTGATCAGAGAGGCAGGCGATGTTGGCTATCTGGTGCGTTCTGCCGAGGGAAATAGCTATGCCCGAATGCGGGTTGTCGACTTCAATTTCCCGACCCGCAAAGGACAAGGTATTGAAAATTTCACACTGGAGTTTGACGTGCAGGCCTCTGGCGCGTCGCAATTCAGTGCCACACCAGTCACTTTCACGCCCCCTGCAGGCTATGACGGCGGCGACGTATGCTTCGATTTTGACTCAGGCGCCGTTGTTGATTGTGATACCAGCGACAACTGGGATGTCCAGGTCGGCTTCTCTGGTTGGGACTGGTACCTGAAATCCAACAGCGGTGTGTCTGGCGCCGGTAAAGGCGGGGCCTCCGCCCCGATGACCTGGAGCGAACTTGCCGCCAATGACAGCGATCCGGGTGTTCCCCAGCTCTACAACACGGACTCAACCGGCGGGGTATTCACGGATAACACCTGGTACGCCTACAACCTGACCAACCAACACAAAATCTGGCCCAACTTCCGAACCTTCCTGATTAAGGCGGAGGCTGATAATCCTGACTCCGCGGTCTGGGCGTTGCAGATCGTCGGATACTACGACCAGAACGGAACCAGCGGGCAGCCCACGGTGCGTTGGTTGCCGGTGGAGCTTCAGCAAGCCAAGGAGTAA
- a CDS encoding heme/hemin ABC transporter substrate-binding protein has product MRLRWLLFILIGLSLASGSVFAEPSRLVTADGAITEIVYRLGQESRLVGVDTTSGYPEQTAELPKVGYLRALPFEGVLALKPDMLITSEQAAPARNLERLARAGVRVAQLPSRWTAEAALERILSVGELLGATEEARALVAGVEADIRRIQQNTGNRDYQPRILFILAAGNHSVMLAGSDTAANALVELIGAENAAQGIKGYKPANREAILASRPDAVVIAESTPGQFDIAGWPEVERLEAWQSGHRLVADSMFLLGFGPRLPEAMAALNDALPGQREIAANDP; this is encoded by the coding sequence ATGAGGCTGCGGTGGCTCCTGTTCATTCTGATTGGATTGTCGCTGGCATCGGGCTCGGTGTTTGCCGAACCGAGCCGTCTGGTGACTGCAGACGGAGCCATCACCGAAATCGTCTATCGCCTTGGGCAGGAGTCGCGCCTGGTTGGAGTGGATACCACCAGCGGTTATCCGGAGCAAACGGCTGAGTTGCCCAAGGTTGGTTATCTGCGCGCTTTGCCTTTCGAGGGCGTTCTGGCACTGAAGCCGGATATGCTGATTACCTCAGAGCAGGCTGCGCCCGCCAGGAATCTTGAGCGCCTCGCGCGCGCCGGGGTTCGGGTTGCGCAACTGCCGTCGCGGTGGACCGCGGAGGCAGCGCTGGAGCGCATATTGTCTGTTGGCGAGCTGCTCGGGGCAACCGAGGAAGCGCGGGCTCTGGTGGCTGGCGTAGAGGCGGATATCCGCCGGATTCAACAGAACACCGGAAACCGTGATTACCAGCCCAGAATTCTGTTCATCCTCGCTGCGGGCAACCACTCGGTCATGTTGGCCGGGTCGGATACTGCAGCGAATGCGCTGGTTGAACTGATCGGGGCCGAAAATGCTGCCCAGGGTATTAAAGGGTACAAACCGGCCAACCGGGAGGCGATTCTTGCTTCCCGCCCCGATGCGGTGGTGATTGCGGAATCCACTCCGGGCCAGTTCGACATTGCGGGGTGGCCAGAGGTTGAGCGCCTTGAAGCATGGCAGTCCGGGCATCGGCTGGTGGCCGACAGTATGTTCCTGCTCGGCTTCGGCCCTCGCTTGCCGGAAGCTATGGCGGCGCTTAACGATGCCTTGCCCGGCCAAAGGGAAATAGCCGCCAATGATCCGTGA
- a CDS encoding TonB-dependent receptor plug domain-containing protein: MMNSKADLQRWSLLLLLLGGSGNTVAEALYLDELVVTGTRTERQLLDTPVRTEVVTAKELERTHARSMKEALENVPGVQLREVHGKPGYEVWLQGIEADRVLVLIDGMPMTATTGSSVDVSQLAVLDIERVEVVKGAVSAQYGSAGIGGVVNIITRPPASGFSGHFTADVGTYGDQNPSGSDADPARYSARASVQGGNEQLALRLSASHQHSDGIDPQPETWARPGDEYDRTDLSFRTDWSPNSNHRLSAAVARFEEGSGSRFTERNPPFVINQGKDETVTRTRYTLAGDHGRNSDLRAGWAAVHETLNNDTLKYTASSVFDDRRAESTLSRFSAHLGKPVGLGHHLQAGVDVNRETLKQTKDGASELGAEPRRERESQEVWVQDTWMPTAKLELVPGVRFQNDSDFGTHTAPKINARYDLIRTDSLTGFLRGGVGAGYRVPNLKERHFTFDHSQLGYIVQGTPDLEPEQSVSYQFGGGLSWNRSAWLEANAFLNDIEQLIQTSPDAGATEARNDGVQVFSYENLAEARTWGFETTAGWEPSEHWRLTAGYTLTRTEDVATGDELNRRPRHQARLGLDGPLWLPGLSWSARLRYQSEEFVNAASGTESPGYATADLKLNYQFSDQLRLFAGAENISGEQRDFSNASEDFRPVAGRFLYAGLTVSFGQ, translated from the coding sequence ATGATGAATTCGAAAGCTGATCTCCAGCGGTGGTCACTGCTCCTTTTGCTTTTGGGAGGTTCCGGTAACACGGTTGCCGAGGCCTTGTACCTGGATGAGCTGGTTGTCACTGGAACAAGAACGGAGCGTCAATTACTGGACACTCCTGTGCGCACCGAGGTCGTCACCGCGAAGGAGCTTGAGAGAACTCACGCCCGGAGTATGAAAGAAGCGCTGGAGAACGTGCCCGGGGTTCAGCTGCGGGAGGTTCACGGGAAACCCGGGTATGAGGTTTGGTTGCAGGGAATTGAGGCTGACCGGGTCCTGGTGCTGATCGATGGTATGCCGATGACGGCGACGACCGGTTCATCCGTTGATGTCAGTCAGTTGGCTGTCCTTGATATCGAACGTGTCGAAGTAGTCAAGGGAGCTGTGTCTGCTCAATACGGCAGTGCCGGTATCGGTGGGGTGGTCAACATCATCACCCGTCCGCCAGCTTCCGGGTTCTCTGGTCATTTCACCGCCGACGTCGGTACCTATGGCGATCAGAACCCTTCTGGGAGTGACGCCGACCCCGCGCGATATTCGGCCCGAGCCTCGGTCCAGGGTGGCAATGAACAGCTGGCCCTTCGGTTATCCGCATCACACCAGCATTCCGATGGCATCGACCCGCAGCCAGAGACCTGGGCCCGACCGGGCGATGAATACGACCGAACCGATCTCAGCTTCCGCACCGACTGGTCTCCAAACAGCAACCACCGACTGAGCGCTGCGGTCGCCCGATTCGAAGAGGGGTCCGGGTCACGGTTTACCGAACGCAACCCGCCTTTTGTTATCAATCAGGGTAAGGATGAAACGGTCACTCGCACCCGCTATACCCTGGCTGGCGACCATGGTCGCAATTCAGATCTGCGTGCCGGTTGGGCCGCTGTCCATGAGACCCTCAACAACGATACCTTGAAATACACGGCCAGCAGTGTCTTTGATGACCGTCGTGCCGAATCTACTCTGTCTCGTTTTTCTGCCCATTTGGGCAAGCCGGTGGGGCTTGGTCATCACTTGCAGGCTGGTGTCGATGTTAACCGCGAAACCCTCAAGCAGACCAAGGACGGCGCTTCCGAGCTGGGCGCCGAGCCTCGCCGAGAGCGTGAGAGCCAGGAGGTCTGGGTTCAGGACACCTGGATGCCCACCGCGAAGCTTGAGTTGGTGCCCGGCGTCCGTTTCCAGAATGACTCCGATTTCGGAACCCACACCGCCCCGAAGATCAATGCACGCTACGACCTGATCCGGACCGATTCTCTGACCGGCTTCCTCCGAGGTGGCGTTGGCGCCGGATATCGGGTGCCGAATCTCAAGGAGAGACACTTCACTTTTGACCACAGTCAGCTTGGCTACATCGTGCAGGGGACGCCTGATCTGGAGCCGGAGCAATCCGTCAGCTACCAGTTTGGAGGAGGCCTGTCCTGGAACCGGTCTGCATGGCTGGAAGCCAATGCCTTCCTCAATGACATCGAGCAACTGATCCAGACCTCGCCGGATGCCGGGGCTACCGAGGCGCGGAACGACGGAGTTCAGGTTTTTTCCTATGAAAACCTTGCCGAGGCAAGGACCTGGGGATTCGAGACCACGGCTGGCTGGGAGCCCTCTGAGCACTGGCGACTCACCGCCGGCTATACCCTGACCCGAACCGAAGACGTGGCAACAGGCGATGAGCTTAATCGCCGCCCGAGGCATCAGGCTCGCCTCGGGCTGGATGGCCCGCTTTGGCTGCCCGGATTGTCCTGGAGTGCGAGGCTTCGGTACCAGAGTGAAGAGTTCGTGAATGCGGCCTCGGGAACCGAGTCCCCGGGGTATGCAACGGCCGACCTGAAGCTGAACTACCAGTTCTCCGACCAGCTTCGATTGTTCGCCGGAGCCGAGAACATTAGCGGCGAACAGCGTGATTTTTCCAATGCCAGTGAAGATTTCAGACCGGTTGCCGGGCGTTTCCTCTACGCCGGGCTGACGGTTTCCTTTGGCCAATGA